The Methanoculleus marisnigri JR1 genome window below encodes:
- a CDS encoding DUF5320 domain-containing protein, protein MPGFDGTGPQGMGPMTGRRMGRCVLPPQPPAEGNPAGETNETTQQAPAQQQPVYGLGRGGIPYGCGRGRGFGGGRGRRW, encoded by the coding sequence ATGCCAGGATTTGATGGTACCGGGCCCCAGGGTATGGGGCCGATGACCGGGCGGCGCATGGGCCGGTGCGTCCTGCCGCCGCAGCCGCCGGCAGAGGGCAACCCTGCCGGAGAAACGAACGAGACCACCCAGCAGGCTCCGGCCCAGCAGCAGCCGGTTTACGGCCTTGGGCGAGGCGGAATCCCGTACGGGTGCGGCCGTGGCCGCGGCTTCGGCGGCGGACGCGGGCGCCGGTGGTGA
- a CDS encoding response regulator, whose amino-acid sequence MVVDDDLPTLEVMELLLKKINREPLLVHNGWDALRAIKKEKPALIILDVMMSPIDGWQFLEELKRNDEYKDIPVLLFTAKHVWPEEYSRYADDIVGVLEKPISLAELKAALERALPRDASSRTDDDARRTLEIKSE is encoded by the coding sequence ATGGTCGTTGACGATGACCTGCCGACGCTGGAAGTAATGGAACTGCTGCTCAAGAAGATCAACCGCGAACCGCTCCTGGTTCACAACGGATGGGATGCGTTGCGGGCAATCAAGAAAGAGAAGCCCGCGCTCATCATTCTCGACGTGATGATGTCTCCCATAGACGGATGGCAGTTCCTGGAAGAACTAAAACGGAATGACGAATACAAGGATATCCCGGTCTTGCTCTTCACCGCAAAACATGTCTGGCCGGAAGAGTATTCGAGATACGCGGACGACATCGTCGGTGTCCTGGAAAAGCCCATCTCTCTTGCCGAGTTGAAGGCTGCCCTGGAGAGGGCTCTCCCCCGGGACGCCTCTTCTCGCACGGACGACGACGCTCGCCGTACCCTCGAGATCAAAAGCGAGTAA
- a CDS encoding phosphoesterase, translated as MGGSDPKPDAPGGNLMQALSGRTENVVHLTHNDLDAVGSDAIHRRTYGKVFTVWSSVGKFLSLFDAVAGSPGRGDLLSISDLGYQQGVEQRLAKARSNGWRIEWRDHHRWKDEEIRAVDAKTSLLHVDVSTCATGIVARDLAPGDPVAEEIARVVCDYDLWKHQDPRSKMLGQVAMRKGWREYVRDNFVRGTIVDARIESEYSEIVREMERDIKKSIRHTTIIEDGRYRIAFAPLYGYPSETAHAIREELGTEIEVIVSSSGRISIRSVSPVSHLIAREFSGGGHPHAAGGTFTFTLLDRLLFWLIKRNRHYRRLAEKAESIEE; from the coding sequence ATGGGCGGAAGCGATCCAAAGCCGGATGCCCCGGGCGGAAACCTCATGCAGGCGCTCTCCGGGAGGACGGAGAACGTCGTGCACCTCACGCACAACGACCTCGACGCCGTCGGGAGCGACGCCATTCACCGGAGGACTTACGGGAAGGTCTTCACCGTCTGGTCTTCGGTCGGCAAATTCCTCTCCCTCTTCGACGCTGTTGCCGGCTCTCCGGGACGGGGGGACCTCCTCAGCATATCGGATCTCGGCTACCAGCAGGGTGTCGAGCAGCGGCTGGCGAAGGCGCGCTCCAACGGGTGGCGAATCGAGTGGCGCGACCACCATCGCTGGAAGGACGAGGAGATCCGCGCCGTTGATGCGAAGACAAGTCTCCTCCACGTCGACGTTTCCACCTGCGCGACCGGGATCGTCGCCCGCGACCTCGCCCCCGGCGACCCGGTGGCCGAAGAGATCGCGCGGGTCGTCTGCGACTACGACCTCTGGAAGCACCAGGACCCCCGGTCGAAGATGCTCGGCCAGGTGGCGATGCGGAAGGGCTGGCGGGAGTACGTCCGCGACAACTTTGTCCGGGGAACGATCGTCGACGCGAGGATCGAGAGCGAGTACAGCGAGATCGTCCGGGAGATGGAGCGGGACATCAAAAAGAGCATCCGGCACACCACCATCATCGAGGACGGCCGCTACCGGATCGCGTTCGCTCCCCTCTACGGCTACCCGAGCGAGACCGCTCACGCCATCCGCGAAGAACTCGGCACCGAGATCGAGGTGATCGTCTCTTCAAGCGGCCGGATATCCATCCGTTCCGTCTCCCCCGTCAGCCACCTCATCGCCCGGGAGTTCTCCGGCGGCGGCCATCCCCACGCGGCGGGGGGAACGTTTACGTTCACCCTCCTCGACCGGCTCCTCTTCTGGCTTATAAAGAGGAATCGCCACTACCGCCGCCTGGCGGAGAAGGCGGAGTCTATCGAGGAATGA
- a CDS encoding PAS domain-containing sensor histidine kinase — MSCFRQDVFTGTDIVKMIVVVSFSAVSLMLTAAAPMNAQLFCPLIYCIPILLSALWFPRQAFRATALLVAGFVIVRAHLSALGFAIDPVMTGLHTMIFFWVFGATTLFSQAAHLAASRCRRIVEDTRDARFLCDPETLRVVCASRKCADMLGYAPRELIGIPAEAFWADDSGKARFIEEMKREGYVGNVEMTFYAHNGDARRVLLSCRLLRSENLFECTVVDTGRLLGENNELIRSNGRLMELIRQTNDIFFMQDAAGCILHFSWVRAPEYGISPEEIVGKGVDALLPADLAAQNMERIRKAIEEQKNACYDLDLEIAGARHTFSVTIAPYNGVDGAFTGIVGSARDTTEVRRQRLACRQLSWEVEQWKGLITRLSHELRTPLQPLVGYLQMIVEDPGYYGLTKKTEETLKTCLGCADQEQAVVERVVELSLLTMDYVDLTVRDIPLRDLVDAVVSEGEYEQSVQIYNEIPDNVHILGDPDRLSMAVAGLVSNAVKYNEPPEDVWIRYTRSNENHYIMVRDNGIGIPEDIIESIFEPFYIGDAKPDHRGGSTGLGLSIANKYVLLHGGDITVTSEVGEGSTFTIRIPREV, encoded by the coding sequence ATGAGTTGTTTTCGACAGGACGTTTTTACCGGGACGGATATCGTCAAGATGATTGTGGTGGTATCGTTCTCGGCGGTGTCGCTCATGCTCACGGCGGCTGCACCGATGAACGCTCAGCTCTTCTGCCCCCTCATTTACTGCATCCCGATACTCCTTTCCGCTCTCTGGTTCCCCCGGCAGGCATTCCGGGCGACAGCGCTCCTTGTTGCCGGGTTTGTGATCGTCCGGGCGCACCTGTCGGCACTCGGCTTTGCCATCGACCCCGTGATGACGGGGCTGCACACGATGATCTTCTTCTGGGTCTTCGGGGCCACAACTCTCTTTTCGCAGGCTGCTCACCTGGCTGCCTCCCGGTGCAGGCGGATCGTCGAGGATACCCGGGATGCAAGGTTCCTCTGCGACCCTGAAACTCTCCGTGTTGTCTGCGCCAGCAGAAAGTGTGCGGATATGCTCGGTTACGCACCCCGGGAACTCATCGGTATCCCGGCAGAGGCGTTCTGGGCGGACGATTCCGGCAAGGCCCGGTTCATCGAGGAGATGAAGCGGGAAGGCTACGTCGGAAACGTGGAGATGACGTTTTATGCGCACAACGGCGATGCACGGAGGGTTCTTCTCTCCTGCAGGCTCCTTCGCTCCGAGAACCTCTTCGAATGCACGGTTGTGGACACCGGCAGGCTTCTCGGCGAGAACAACGAACTCATCCGGTCGAACGGGCGGCTGATGGAACTCATCCGGCAGACAAACGATATCTTCTTCATGCAGGATGCCGCGGGCTGCATCCTGCACTTCTCCTGGGTTCGTGCGCCCGAGTATGGGATTTCTCCCGAAGAGATCGTCGGGAAGGGCGTGGACGCCCTCCTGCCCGCCGACCTTGCCGCGCAGAACATGGAGCGGATCCGGAAGGCGATCGAGGAGCAGAAGAACGCCTGTTATGACCTCGACCTGGAAATAGCAGGCGCCCGGCACACCTTTTCCGTTACAATCGCCCCGTATAACGGGGTGGACGGCGCGTTCACCGGCATCGTGGGGTCGGCGCGGGACACCACCGAGGTGCGGCGGCAGAGGCTTGCGTGCAGGCAGCTCTCCTGGGAGGTTGAACAGTGGAAAGGGCTCATCACCAGGCTTTCCCACGAATTACGCACCCCGTTGCAGCCGCTCGTCGGTTATCTCCAGATGATCGTCGAAGATCCCGGTTATTACGGCCTCACGAAGAAGACGGAAGAGACCCTCAAGACCTGCCTTGGGTGCGCCGATCAGGAGCAGGCGGTGGTGGAGAGGGTGGTCGAGCTCAGTCTGCTTACGATGGACTACGTCGACCTGACCGTTCGGGACATCCCGCTCCGCGACCTCGTCGACGCCGTCGTCTCGGAAGGCGAATACGAACAAAGTGTCCAGATTTATAACGAAATACCCGATAATGTCCATATCCTGGGAGATCCCGACAGGCTTTCCATGGCGGTGGCAGGACTGGTATCGAATGCCGTTAAGTATAATGAACCGCCAGAGGATGTATGGATCCGGTATACGAGATCAAATGAGAACCATTATATTATGGTGCGTGATAATGGCATCGGTATCCCCGAGGATATTATCGAATCGATCTTTGAGCCGTTCTACATCGGAGACGCAAAACCGGATCACAGGGGCGGCAGCACCGGCCTTGGGCTCTCGATCGCAAACAAGTATGTCCTGCTGCATGGAGGGGATATAACGGTGACGAGTGAGGTGGGCGAAGGGAGCACCTTCACCATCAGGATACCAAGGGAGGTATGA
- a CDS encoding phosphoribosylanthranilate isomerase, which produces MRIKFCGTASLADMRCAIDAGCDAVGFIMGVTHQSSDFVTAAEAAKMVRRLPPFVEPVAVTHLQETQDLIGLVKESRCTTLQVQNIIEPTELDAVRDALPYVTIVKAVHVTDASAVAAAKRYEPYADALLLDTRTREKLGGTGIPHDWNISAAIVANSTIPVILAGGLTPENVREAIRKVRPYGVDVHTGVRKDGVRNPERTLAFAREARNALPNSGNEE; this is translated from the coding sequence ATGCGTATCAAATTCTGCGGAACTGCCAGCCTTGCGGATATGCGGTGCGCAATCGACGCGGGCTGCGACGCCGTGGGGTTCATCATGGGCGTAACCCACCAGAGCAGCGATTTCGTGACGGCGGCAGAAGCCGCGAAGATGGTACGCCGTCTCCCGCCGTTCGTCGAACCGGTCGCGGTCACCCACCTGCAGGAGACACAGGACCTTATCGGGCTGGTGAAAGAGTCGCGCTGCACGACGCTGCAGGTCCAGAACATCATTGAACCCACCGAACTGGACGCCGTCCGCGACGCTCTCCCGTACGTAACGATCGTGAAAGCCGTTCACGTGACGGACGCATCGGCCGTCGCGGCGGCAAAACGCTACGAACCTTACGCCGACGCACTCCTCCTCGACACCAGGACCCGTGAGAAACTCGGGGGAACGGGGATCCCTCACGACTGGAACATCAGCGCGGCAATCGTCGCAAACTCGACAATTCCCGTCATACTTGCAGGAGGGCTTACACCGGAGAACGTTCGGGAGGCGATACGGAAGGTCCGCCCCTACGGGGTCGACGTGCATACCGGCGTCAGGAAAGACGGTGTCCGCAACCCTGAGCGGACGCTTGCTTTTGCCCGCGAAGCAAGAAACGCCCTGCCGAACTCCGGGAACGAAGAATAG
- a CDS encoding 2,5-diamino-6-(ribosylamino)-4(3H)-pyrimidinone 5'-phosphate reductase, translated as MRPFVFVNIAMSADGKISTRERRQVRISGNEDYLRVDRIKAESDAIMVGIGTVLADNPSLTVKSPELRAERRAAGKDENPIRIVVDGRGRTPPDADILHKGSGKRIVAVSKKAPKKAVEALREQAAVVVGGEETVDLRGLLEELHRQGVRRLMVEGGGTLIWTLFEQGLVDELQAFVGNIVIGGKEAPTPTDGAGFLREEDFPRLRIIEAVRFDDGLLVRWEVERT; from the coding sequence ATGCGCCCGTTTGTCTTCGTCAACATCGCCATGAGTGCTGACGGGAAGATCTCGACGAGAGAGCGGCGACAGGTGAGGATCTCGGGTAACGAGGATTACTTGCGGGTCGATCGGATCAAAGCGGAGAGCGATGCCATCATGGTCGGCATCGGCACGGTGCTCGCCGACAACCCTTCCCTCACCGTCAAGTCCCCGGAACTCCGGGCCGAAAGAAGGGCGGCCGGAAAGGATGAGAACCCCATCCGCATCGTGGTGGACGGCAGAGGAAGGACACCTCCGGACGCGGACATCCTCCACAAGGGAAGCGGGAAGCGTATCGTCGCGGTTTCGAAGAAAGCGCCCAAAAAAGCCGTGGAGGCCCTCCGGGAGCAGGCCGCCGTCGTCGTCGGCGGCGAAGAGACCGTCGACCTTCGCGGCCTGCTCGAAGAACTGCACCGGCAGGGCGTCCGACGCCTGATGGTCGAGGGGGGCGGGACGCTGATCTGGACACTCTTTGAGCAGGGGCTCGTCGACGAACTCCAGGCGTTCGTCGGAAACATCGTCATCGGCGGGAAAGAGGCTCCCACACCGACCGACGGCGCCGGTTTTCTCCGGGAGGAAGATTTTCCACGGTTACGGATCATCGAGGCCGTCCGGTTCGACGACGGCCTGCTCGTGCGGTGGGAAGTGGAGAGAACGTGA
- a CDS encoding Hsp20/alpha crystallin family protein, which produces MTGREDDPSGPGRRQDEDQREDDRKRGRDFPGLTADFRVDILDHGDEVIVVAELPGAEEDEIRINLPNPQTLRITARRAGPVEEEPETYYIHERGDATLSRMIRLPASVTEEGAETGFKNGVLEVRLKKMRKPSGPGGKQIPIG; this is translated from the coding sequence ATGACAGGGAGAGAAGACGACCCTTCCGGCCCCGGGCGGCGGCAGGATGAGGATCAGAGAGAAGACGACAGGAAGAGGGGCCGCGACTTCCCGGGCCTCACCGCAGACTTTCGGGTCGACATTCTCGATCACGGCGACGAAGTGATCGTCGTTGCGGAACTGCCCGGCGCGGAAGAGGACGAGATCCGGATCAACCTGCCAAACCCCCAGACCCTGCGAATAACGGCGAGGCGCGCCGGGCCGGTCGAGGAGGAGCCGGAGACCTACTACATCCACGAACGCGGAGACGCCACCCTGAGCCGGATGATACGCCTGCCCGCGAGCGTGACGGAAGAAGGCGCCGAAACCGGATTCAAGAACGGCGTCCTCGAAGTGCGCCTGAAGAAGATGAGGAAACCGTCCGGGCCCGGCGGCAAACAGATCCCCATCGGGTGA
- a CDS encoding PAS domain-containing sensor histidine kinase, whose protein sequence is MSSTPASDEVLNPRATLDELEDGVLLLDGDRRVVRVNRIFQSLLSLPDNRDLTGADAMALIRTHLAPLIADQGAAGRLIAAIRERKIISGLECRIAPDRWVACSVRVPDSGAVLLLVSDITARKKSEENYRRLEQERNRYRELFELAPDGYFVCDPQGTILDVNRAGALLLAKDRQTLIGTAGTDHIVPGDRKACRDLVARFESGAPGPLREIEVRVQPATGEPVPVSLSATAIRDDRSGLTEIRWLARDITQRFQVDAEQERLLAENQSLAANLAAERDILRTVMEYTDVHLAYLDPHFRFVRVNTAYTEGSGHAKEELLGRNHFDLFPNPENQAIFERVRDTGEPFRIHAKPFAYVDQPERGTTYWDWSLVPVKDAKGGVLGLVLSLADVTERIRAEEELRIRNRRLAVLNAVIAASASGFTLDELLENTLDAALDNLGFDVGSIYMLEEGERMQAIIRCHREVSEFALMHNGRLNVRHWPYNRVFVAGQPWFVEGTEDAPGRDLDLLADFGVASLAFIPLAAESSVVGAFVLGSTAAPEIPQETRRVLEAIGREVGSGVLRGMLYSRLEAANREANLYLDILTHDIKNADNIANIYAELLGKTLAGEERDYLQKLRAGIRKSIEITANVATIRRIRESRTAFRPVDLDRVIREEIAHHPDTRIAYEEPRVTVLADDLLPELFTNLIANAAKHGGPDVKVTITVEDAGEDGLVLVTVADTGPGVPDEAKQAIFSRFEQGKGRESGQGLGLSICRMLAARYGGRIWVEDRVAGRPEEGAAFVFTLREAGDNGEAPEEGG, encoded by the coding sequence ATGTCATCCACACCTGCATCCGATGAAGTGCTCAACCCACGCGCCACCCTCGACGAACTCGAAGACGGCGTGCTCCTGCTCGACGGCGACAGGAGAGTGGTACGGGTCAACCGGATCTTTCAAAGCCTTCTATCGCTGCCGGACAACAGGGATCTCACCGGGGCGGACGCGATGGCGCTCATCCGCACCCACCTCGCACCGCTCATCGCCGATCAGGGGGCAGCCGGGCGGCTGATCGCGGCGATCCGGGAAAGGAAGATAATCTCCGGGCTGGAATGCCGGATTGCTCCCGACCGGTGGGTGGCATGCTCGGTCCGGGTCCCGGATAGCGGCGCGGTGCTCCTCCTCGTCAGCGACATCACCGCGAGGAAAAAGAGCGAGGAGAACTACCGCCGTCTCGAACAGGAGCGAAACCGCTACCGGGAACTCTTCGAACTCGCCCCCGACGGCTACTTCGTCTGCGACCCGCAGGGAACGATCCTCGACGTGAACCGGGCGGGAGCCCTCCTCCTCGCGAAAGACCGGCAAACCCTGATCGGGACGGCCGGCACCGATCACATCGTCCCGGGGGACAGGAAGGCCTGCCGTGACCTCGTCGCCCGATTCGAAAGCGGAGCCCCGGGCCCCCTGCGGGAGATCGAGGTCCGGGTGCAGCCGGCGACCGGAGAGCCCGTCCCCGTCTCCCTCTCGGCAACCGCCATCCGGGACGACCGGAGCGGCCTTACGGAGATCCGGTGGCTCGCCCGGGACATCACCCAGAGATTTCAGGTGGACGCGGAGCAGGAGCGGCTGCTCGCCGAGAACCAGTCGCTCGCGGCCAACCTCGCAGCAGAACGCGACATCCTCCGGACGGTCATGGAGTACACCGACGTCCACCTCGCCTACCTCGATCCCCATTTCCGGTTCGTTCGCGTGAACACCGCCTACACAGAAGGTTCCGGGCATGCGAAGGAGGAACTTCTCGGCCGCAATCACTTCGACCTCTTCCCGAACCCGGAGAACCAGGCGATCTTTGAGCGGGTTCGGGATACCGGCGAGCCGTTCCGGATACACGCAAAACCGTTCGCGTACGTTGACCAGCCGGAACGTGGGACGACCTACTGGGACTGGAGTCTCGTGCCGGTGAAGGATGCGAAGGGAGGCGTCCTGGGGCTGGTCCTCTCGCTTGCCGACGTCACGGAACGGATACGAGCTGAGGAAGAGCTTCGTATCCGGAACAGGAGGCTCGCCGTCCTGAACGCGGTCATCGCCGCCTCGGCATCCGGGTTCACCCTGGACGAACTGCTCGAAAACACGCTCGATGCGGCGCTCGACAACCTCGGGTTCGATGTCGGGTCGATCTACATGCTGGAGGAGGGAGAACGGATGCAGGCGATCATCCGGTGCCACCGGGAGGTCTCCGAGTTCGCCCTGATGCATAACGGGAGGCTCAACGTCCGGCACTGGCCCTACAACCGGGTATTCGTCGCGGGGCAACCGTGGTTCGTTGAGGGGACAGAAGATGCGCCCGGCCGGGACCTGGATCTCCTCGCGGACTTCGGCGTCGCTTCCCTGGCCTTCATTCCGCTCGCCGCCGAATCCTCCGTCGTCGGGGCGTTCGTGCTCGGGAGCACCGCCGCACCGGAGATCCCGCAGGAAACCCGGCGGGTTCTCGAAGCGATCGGCCGTGAGGTCGGGAGCGGGGTTCTCCGGGGGATGCTCTACTCACGGCTCGAGGCGGCGAACCGGGAGGCGAACCTCTACCTCGACATCCTCACCCACGACATCAAAAACGCCGACAACATCGCAAACATCTACGCCGAACTGCTCGGCAAGACGCTCGCCGGGGAGGAGCGGGATTACCTGCAGAAACTCCGGGCCGGTATCAGAAAGAGCATCGAGATCACGGCGAACGTCGCCACGATCCGCAGGATCCGCGAGAGCCGGACGGCGTTTCGCCCGGTCGACCTCGACCGGGTGATCCGGGAGGAGATCGCGCACCACCCGGATACACGCATCGCGTATGAGGAACCACGCGTGACGGTACTCGCCGACGACCTCCTGCCCGAACTCTTTACGAACCTCATCGCCAACGCCGCAAAACACGGCGGGCCGGATGTCAAGGTCACCATAACCGTCGAGGATGCCGGGGAAGACGGGCTTGTCCTCGTCACCGTCGCCGACACCGGCCCGGGGGTTCCGGACGAGGCAAAGCAAGCCATCTTTTCCCGGTTTGAGCAGGGGAAGGGCCGGGAGAGCGGCCAGGGCCTCGGCCTCTCGATCTGCCGGATGCTTGCTGCCCGTTACGGCGGCCGGATCTGGGTGGAAGACCGGGTGGCGGGCCGCCCGGAGGAAGGGGCAGCGTTTGTGTTCACGCTCAGGGAGGCCGGGGATAACGGCGAAGCCCCGGAAGAGGGAGGGTAA
- a CDS encoding glycosyltransferase: MIVTDLPGYPSLREYQRIVGTKQFSAIEELAGRLSGVRLQEINSTRYGGGVSEILISYVPFLNALGLETTWSVMEAEPAFFDVTKTLHNFLQGRGGGFSPAMIETYWEAQRQNEGLIEDDSDVVTIHDPQPLGLVEFLTNRELERKRLLWRCHVQLETVPTATVGSIGNILRRLVEKYHAGVFSSFQYLPLWNVPSFIIPPFIDPLSEKNRDLPLSEIDATLAKYGIDPEKPIVTQVSRYDVFKDPVGVIQAFKKVRQKMPCQLVLVGGRACDDPECFIVLREVRETAEDDPEIHILDLPPDSHREINALQRASDVIVQKSIKEGFGLTVTEGLWKEKPVVAGSVGGIPLQIRDGWNGYLVSTIRETADRILHLLRNPELAVEMGARGKEFVREYYLLTRGVQDHLTAVDQVVNGRITARDSVICYHPQVVTTRMAGCAARD, encoded by the coding sequence ATGATCGTTACGGATCTCCCCGGGTATCCCTCCCTCAGGGAATACCAGCGAATCGTGGGTACAAAACAGTTTTCAGCGATCGAGGAACTTGCCGGGCGTCTCTCCGGCGTCAGGCTCCAGGAGATCAACTCGACCCGCTACGGCGGCGGCGTCTCGGAGATCCTGATCTCGTACGTTCCGTTTCTCAACGCGCTCGGCCTCGAGACGACCTGGAGCGTCATGGAAGCCGAACCGGCGTTCTTCGACGTGACAAAGACGCTCCACAACTTCCTCCAGGGCCGGGGGGGCGGTTTCTCACCGGCGATGATCGAGACCTACTGGGAGGCCCAGCGGCAGAACGAAGGGTTGATCGAGGATGATTCCGATGTCGTGACCATCCACGATCCCCAGCCGCTCGGCCTCGTCGAATTCCTGACGAACCGGGAACTCGAGCGAAAGAGGCTGCTCTGGCGGTGTCACGTCCAGCTGGAGACGGTACCCACCGCGACCGTCGGGAGCATCGGCAACATCTTACGAAGGCTGGTCGAAAAGTATCACGCCGGGGTATTCTCCAGTTTCCAGTATCTTCCCCTCTGGAACGTGCCGAGTTTCATCATCCCGCCGTTCATCGATCCCTTGTCCGAGAAGAACCGCGACCTCCCCTTATCCGAGATCGATGCAACCCTCGCGAAATACGGCATCGACCCGGAAAAGCCGATCGTCACCCAGGTCTCCCGGTACGACGTCTTCAAAGACCCGGTCGGCGTCATCCAGGCGTTCAAAAAGGTCCGCCAGAAGATGCCCTGCCAGCTCGTCCTCGTCGGCGGGCGGGCGTGCGACGACCCGGAGTGTTTCATCGTCCTGCGTGAGGTCCGCGAGACGGCCGAGGACGATCCCGAGATCCATATCCTCGATCTCCCACCGGACAGTCACCGCGAGATCAACGCGCTCCAGCGGGCGTCGGACGTGATCGTCCAGAAGTCCATCAAAGAGGGATTCGGGCTGACGGTGACCGAAGGGCTCTGGAAGGAGAAGCCCGTGGTCGCCGGGAGTGTCGGCGGCATACCGCTCCAGATCCGCGACGGCTGGAACGGCTACCTGGTCTCGACGATCCGGGAGACCGCCGACCGGATCCTCCATCTCCTCCGGAACCCGGAGTTGGCCGTGGAGATGGGCGCACGGGGCAAGGAGTTCGTGCGGGAGTACTATCTCCTCACCCGGGGCGTGCAGGATCACCTCACCGCCGTCGACCAGGTGGTCAACGGCAGGATCACCGCCAGGGACAGCGTCATCTGTTACCACCCGCAGGTGGTGACGACCCGGATGGCCGGGTGTGCGGCCCGGGACTGA
- a CDS encoding RNA polymerase-associated RTF1 family protein gives MGSDDRYADVVRGIGLAIVGLYVFWVFAVPPIMSWISANALPLMLIGGVCLVVIVGVGYCWVREDTRAAERLAREGEERVRKEREYANLQRQQGLEEYRTIEGKVVWVPREQLEEVAQRDREEAEARKLVNRLVTRIKAFRPSRDYASEWEYHIELQGYLKGMFPDARIEVQTGSSRPDIVVQDIAIEVKGPTYSKDLQTIADKLVRYSQHYNSIIVVLFKVQVNERRYLEWERGIKKTFGDVRVICIPGR, from the coding sequence ATGGGCTCTGATGATAGATATGCCGATGTCGTGAGAGGTATCGGCCTGGCAATTGTTGGGTTATACGTTTTTTGGGTCTTTGCCGTTCCACCTATAATGAGTTGGATCTCTGCAAACGCACTTCCTCTCATGCTGATCGGAGGCGTGTGCCTAGTCGTAATTGTTGGGGTAGGGTACTGTTGGGTGCGGGAAGATACACGCGCTGCCGAGCGCCTCGCGCGGGAGGGGGAGGAGCGGGTACGTAAAGAGCGGGAGTATGCGAACCTCCAGCGGCAGCAGGGGCTGGAGGAGTACCGGACGATAGAGGGTAAGGTTGTCTGGGTTCCACGGGAGCAATTAGAGGAGGTCGCCCAAAGGGACCGGGAGGAGGCGGAGGCGCGGAAACTGGTGAACCGGCTCGTGACCCGCATTAAAGCGTTCAGGCCGTCACGCGACTACGCAAGCGAGTGGGAGTACCATATCGAGTTGCAAGGATATCTCAAGGGGATGTTTCCCGATGCCCGGATTGAGGTGCAGACGGGCTCATCCCGGCCGGATATTGTCGTTCAGGATATTGCTATCGAGGTGAAGGGACCCACGTATTCCAAAGACCTGCAAACGATCGCCGATAAACTGGTGCGGTATTCACAGCACTATAATTCCATCATCGTCGTCTTGTTCAAAGTGCAAGTGAACGAAAGGCGATATTTAGAGTGGGAACGGGGGATTAAGAAAACCTTCGGAGATGTTCGGGTCATCTGCATACCGGGTCGGTAA
- a CDS encoding 4Fe-4S binding protein yields MAAIIDPELCTGCETCVGACPAGAIRMEDVKPKIDTGLCIDCGTCVDECPTGAVRLE; encoded by the coding sequence ATGGCGGCAATCATCGATCCGGAACTCTGCACCGGGTGCGAGACCTGTGTGGGTGCCTGTCCGGCCGGAGCAATCCGGATGGAAGACGTGAAGCCGAAGATCGACACCGGGCTCTGCATTGACTGCGGCACCTGCGTCGACGAGTGTCCGACAGGCGCTGTACGTCTCGAGTAG